A stretch of Acidovorax sp. RAC01 DNA encodes these proteins:
- the pcp gene encoding pyroglutamyl-peptidase I: MLLTGFDPFGGDTDNPSWRVAQALAGQRIAGHVVVAAQLPTVFGASLTELARLVHQHQPATVLCLGQAGGRAALSVERIGINIDDARIPDNTGAQPVDTAVVAAGPAAYFSTLPVKAMLQAVQRAGVPCEVSQTAGTFVCNHVLYGLLHLLAQHPALAHTRGGFVHVPWLPSQGTPHLALREMVRGVHEALWAAALTGHDIRLAAGTTH; this comes from the coding sequence ATTTTGCTTACCGGCTTTGACCCGTTCGGCGGCGACACCGACAACCCCAGCTGGCGCGTGGCCCAGGCGCTGGCCGGCCAGCGCATCGCAGGGCATGTGGTCGTGGCCGCACAGCTGCCCACGGTGTTCGGCGCATCGCTGACCGAGCTGGCGCGCCTTGTGCATCAGCACCAGCCCGCCACCGTGCTGTGCCTCGGCCAGGCCGGCGGGCGCGCGGCACTTTCCGTGGAGCGCATCGGCATCAACATCGACGATGCCCGCATCCCGGACAACACGGGTGCGCAGCCCGTTGATACCGCCGTGGTGGCGGCAGGGCCAGCCGCGTACTTCAGCACCCTGCCGGTCAAGGCCATGCTGCAGGCCGTGCAGCGCGCGGGGGTGCCGTGCGAGGTGTCCCAGACGGCTGGCACCTTTGTGTGCAACCACGTGCTCTACGGCCTGCTGCACCTGCTGGCACAGCACCCCGCGCTGGCGCATACCCGGGGCGGCTTCGTGCATGTGCCCTGGCTGCCATCGCAGGGCACACCGCACCTTGCGCTGCGCGAGATGGTGCGGGGCGTGCACGAGGCGCTGTGGGCCGCAGCGCTGACCGGTCACGACATCCGGCTTGCAGCCGGCACCACGCACTGA
- the ypfJ gene encoding KPN_02809 family neutral zinc metallopeptidase, translated as MKWEGNRESDNVEDRRGDGYGGGGGGSPIFGGRSIGIGTIVIALVGGWIFGINPLTILGLLSGGGAPPAAHAPGPAQRPPADDTMARFVSTVLADTEDVWQGVFQQGGGRYQEPQLVLFRGATRTACGTGQAAMGPFYCPADQKVYIDLGFYETLKNRLGAPGDFAQAYVIAHEVGHHVQNQLGISGKVDQMRGRVSQAEYHALSVRLELQADCFAGVWAHHAQRARQILEQGDVEEAMNAAARIGDDALQRANGGAVVPESFTHGTSAQRQRWFHNGLQNGSVKGCDTFSVRSV; from the coding sequence ATGAAATGGGAAGGCAACCGCGAATCCGACAACGTGGAAGACCGCCGTGGCGACGGCTACGGCGGCGGGGGCGGTGGGTCGCCCATTTTTGGCGGGCGCAGCATTGGCATTGGCACCATCGTGATCGCGCTGGTGGGGGGCTGGATCTTTGGCATCAACCCCTTGACCATCCTGGGTCTGCTGAGCGGCGGTGGGGCGCCTCCGGCGGCACATGCCCCCGGCCCAGCCCAGCGCCCGCCCGCCGACGACACCATGGCGCGCTTCGTATCGACCGTGCTGGCCGACACCGAAGACGTGTGGCAGGGCGTGTTCCAGCAGGGCGGCGGGCGCTACCAGGAGCCGCAGCTGGTGCTGTTTCGCGGTGCCACGCGCACGGCCTGTGGCACCGGCCAGGCGGCCATGGGCCCGTTTTACTGCCCGGCAGACCAGAAGGTCTACATTGACCTGGGCTTTTACGAAACGCTCAAGAACCGGCTGGGCGCCCCGGGCGACTTTGCGCAGGCCTACGTGATTGCCCATGAAGTGGGCCACCATGTGCAGAACCAGCTGGGCATCTCGGGCAAGGTCGACCAGATGCGCGGGCGGGTAAGCCAGGCCGAATACCACGCGCTGTCGGTGCGGCTTGAGCTGCAGGCCGACTGCTTTGCGGGCGTGTGGGCGCACCACGCGCAGCGGGCGCGGCAGATTCTGGAGCAGGGCGATGTGGAAGAAGCCATGAACGCGGCGGCACGCATCGGCGACGACGCCCTGCAGCGCGCCAACGGCGGTGCCGTGGTGCCCGAGAGCTTCACGCACGGCACCAGCGCCCAGCGGCAACGCTGGTTCCATAACGGCCTGCAAAACGGCAGCGTCAAGGGCTGCGACACCTTCTCGGTGCGGAGCGTGTAG